A window of the Sphaerobacter thermophilus DSM 20745 genome harbors these coding sequences:
- the aroB gene encoding 3-dehydroquinate synthase, with amino-acid sequence MILERVYLIGLSGSGKTTLAPLLAERLGFEAVDIDAEVERHFGRSIPDIFAAFGEPVFRAAERDALAQASRRTRVVVATGGGAVLDPANWASMRPRSAIVHLTAAPSVLIERLEAAVRATPMAERPLLRGDDPLARLESLWQARRHLYEQADLTIDTTGKSLDALAQEIAGQITALDRAGVIPVDSLGTPSGRSDLYAAPGLLAEVGTLARRRWPKARRAWVIADEHVLPLWGAPVEGSFTQAGFDVTMRAVPAGEGSKSFQEASALLDWLLGGGIERGDVVVALGGGVVGDLAGFVAAIVLRGVGLVQLPTSLLAMVDSSVGGKTGVNHTLGKNLIGAFYQPPLVVADPHVLRTLPPRDLRNGWAEIVKHSMIECTATATPEPVLLPWLEGRTPVGGLGEPGELAALIAHNIRLKAAVVRADEREAGLRRILNYGHTLGHAIEAAGYRYLHGEAVALGMRAAARLAHRLGLCDADLVARQDALLDRLDLPRTYDGEWEPVREHLLRDKKVVQGTLTWILPEGPGRVVVRRDVPLEAVEAVAREIGAR; translated from the coding sequence ATGATCCTGGAGCGCGTTTACCTGATTGGCTTGAGCGGCAGCGGGAAGACCACGCTGGCCCCCCTGCTCGCTGAGCGCCTCGGGTTCGAGGCGGTTGATATTGACGCCGAGGTCGAACGGCATTTCGGCCGCTCCATCCCCGACATCTTCGCCGCCTTCGGCGAGCCAGTGTTCCGTGCCGCGGAGCGGGATGCGCTGGCGCAGGCGAGCCGTCGCACGCGGGTCGTCGTAGCGACCGGCGGCGGAGCGGTGCTGGACCCCGCGAACTGGGCCTCCATGCGGCCGCGCAGCGCGATTGTGCACCTGACGGCAGCACCCTCGGTGCTCATCGAGCGGCTCGAAGCGGCTGTACGCGCGACGCCGATGGCCGAGCGCCCCCTCCTGCGGGGAGACGACCCGCTGGCGCGGTTGGAGTCGCTCTGGCAGGCACGGCGGCACCTGTACGAGCAGGCCGACCTCACGATCGACACGACCGGCAAGTCGCTCGATGCGCTCGCCCAAGAGATAGCCGGCCAGATCACGGCCCTCGACCGCGCCGGCGTGATCCCGGTCGACAGCCTCGGCACGCCGAGTGGTCGGTCGGATCTCTACGCCGCTCCCGGCTTGCTCGCGGAGGTGGGAACTCTCGCCCGGCGGCGGTGGCCGAAGGCGCGGCGGGCATGGGTCATTGCCGACGAGCACGTCCTCCCGCTGTGGGGCGCGCCCGTCGAGGGGTCCTTTACTCAGGCAGGCTTCGACGTGACGATGCGAGCGGTCCCGGCTGGAGAGGGCAGCAAGTCGTTCCAGGAGGCCAGCGCACTCCTGGATTGGCTGCTGGGTGGCGGGATCGAGCGCGGCGACGTGGTGGTGGCACTCGGGGGTGGCGTGGTTGGCGACCTTGCCGGATTCGTCGCAGCGATCGTGCTCCGCGGCGTCGGCCTCGTGCAGCTCCCGACGAGCCTGCTGGCGATGGTCGACAGCAGCGTCGGGGGTAAGACCGGCGTGAACCACACGCTGGGCAAGAACTTGATTGGCGCGTTCTACCAGCCGCCGCTCGTCGTAGCCGACCCGCACGTCCTGCGTACGCTGCCGCCCCGTGACCTGCGAAATGGCTGGGCGGAGATCGTCAAGCACTCAATGATCGAGTGCACGGCAACCGCCACACCGGAGCCGGTCCTGCTCCCGTGGCTTGAGGGGCGAACGCCCGTCGGGGGTCTCGGAGAACCGGGAGAGCTGGCGGCGCTCATCGCCCACAACATCCGCCTGAAGGCTGCGGTGGTTCGGGCCGACGAGCGCGAGGCGGGGTTGCGCCGCATCCTCAATTACGGTCATACGCTGGGACACGCCATCGAGGCGGCCGGGTACCGCTACCTGCACGGCGAAGCAGTGGCGCTGGGGATGCGCGCCGCGGCGCGGCTCGCCCACCGGCTCGGCCTCTGCGACGCGGACCTGGTCGCGCGCCAGGATGCCCTGCTCGATCGGCTCGACCTGCCGCGGACCTATGACGGCGAGTGGGAGCCGGTGCGGGAGCATCTGCTGCGGGATAAGAAGGTCGTGCAGGGCACGCTGACCTGGATCTTGCCGGAAGGGCCAGGGCGCGTGGTCGTTCGCCGCGACGTTCCACTGGAAGCCGTCGAAGCCGTTGCCCGAGAGATCGGCGCGCGTTGA
- a CDS encoding ABC transporter substrate-binding protein, translating into MRVGVIATLSGVYTSLGENMIGGIQVALDEVGGVAGGRPIELVIEDSAGSPDQALAKARQLIERDRVHMLAGVILSNEAAALRDYVVQQQVPWIIGNAGLPGLTRDPNLRSPYIFRVSCANGQYEAPFGQYAYEKLGYRRIILTALDYSAGHDKAGAFGKRFVEAGGEIAGEVYAPIDTQDYGPYLQRIQQIDADAVFAFYSGGDAARFVPQYVDFGLADIYPLIGSGDTVDENILAEQGDAAIGVISVLHYSPLYDSPENQKFVEAFRERYDAATGQFSYQGYLNGRVIVEALNAIDGNVEDTESFLQALREVQFVGPAGEFRFHPESQGPVIPVFVRRVEELPDGTLGNVVIDELGAVDDLSY; encoded by the coding sequence GTGCGCGTCGGTGTGATCGCTACGCTCTCCGGCGTCTACACGTCGCTCGGGGAGAACATGATCGGTGGGATCCAGGTCGCTCTTGACGAGGTGGGCGGCGTCGCCGGGGGACGGCCGATCGAACTCGTGATCGAGGACTCGGCCGGTAGCCCGGACCAGGCGCTCGCCAAGGCACGCCAGCTCATCGAGCGGGACCGGGTGCACATGCTGGCTGGCGTGATCCTGAGCAATGAGGCGGCTGCGCTGCGCGACTATGTCGTACAGCAGCAAGTCCCGTGGATCATCGGGAACGCGGGTCTCCCGGGCCTGACGCGCGACCCCAACCTGCGGAGCCCGTACATCTTCCGCGTCTCCTGCGCCAACGGGCAATACGAGGCACCGTTTGGGCAGTACGCCTACGAGAAGCTGGGGTACCGGCGCATCATCCTGACCGCTCTGGACTACTCTGCCGGTCACGACAAGGCCGGCGCGTTCGGGAAGCGGTTCGTGGAGGCCGGTGGCGAGATCGCGGGCGAGGTCTACGCGCCCATCGACACGCAGGACTACGGGCCGTACCTCCAGCGTATCCAGCAGATCGATGCCGATGCTGTGTTCGCCTTCTACTCCGGCGGCGACGCCGCACGGTTTGTCCCGCAGTATGTGGACTTCGGCCTCGCCGACATCTACCCGTTGATCGGCTCGGGCGACACGGTCGACGAGAACATTCTGGCCGAGCAGGGCGATGCCGCCATCGGCGTGATCAGTGTCCTGCACTACTCGCCGCTTTACGACTCGCCGGAGAACCAGAAGTTCGTCGAGGCATTCCGCGAGCGCTATGACGCCGCCACCGGCCAGTTCTCGTACCAGGGCTATCTGAACGGGCGGGTCATCGTGGAGGCGCTCAACGCGATCGACGGCAACGTCGAGGACACGGAATCGTTCTTGCAGGCCCTCCGCGAGGTCCAGTTTGTCGGTCCGGCTGGGGAGTTCCGCTTCCACCCCGAGTCGCAGGGGCCCGTCATCCCCGTGTTCGTTCGGCGCGTCGAGGAGTTGCCGGATGGGACGCTGGGCAACGTCGTGATCGACGAACTCGGCGCTGTCGACGACCTGTCGTACTAG
- the ligM gene encoding vanillate/3-O-methylgallate O-demethylase: protein MTAEKTRSLQDIVSSVPNVVDFLRNNISGARIYPVVPPEFTNWRDEQHSWQETVCLFDLSYHMTDLYVSGPDAFRLLERLAINSFRGFEPGGAKQFVCCTPDGYVIGDGVLFYLEPEHFNLVGRPSMHNWVQYHAETGGYDVQLERDEWAVGDPNRRRKVYRFQLQGPNAPALLEKLNGGPLPPIKFFHTGWITIAGHKVRLLHHGMIGVAGGELIGPFEEGPEVKAAIVEAGKEFGLRQVGSRAYSSNTLESGWIPSPLPAVYTGDELRAYREWLPDTSFEAVGSLGGSFVTPNIEDYYLNPWELGYGRILKFDHDFIGREALEEMAKRPHRKKVTLAWNGEDVAKVFAALFTKPKGQRPKYIDLPGTQYATWMYDAVRNKQGDIVGISTFCGYSSNEASMLSLAMVDEAYAKPGTEVILVWGEPDGGTRKPSVERHVQVELRATVGPVPYAEPSRRYRETVVGR from the coding sequence GTGACCGCAGAGAAAACCCGCTCCTTGCAGGACATCGTCAGCAGCGTGCCGAACGTGGTGGACTTCCTCCGCAACAACATCTCGGGGGCGCGCATCTACCCAGTGGTGCCCCCGGAGTTCACCAACTGGCGGGACGAGCAGCATTCCTGGCAGGAGACGGTCTGCCTCTTCGACCTCTCCTACCACATGACCGACCTGTATGTGAGTGGTCCCGATGCGTTCCGCCTGCTGGAGCGGCTGGCGATCAATAGCTTCCGAGGCTTTGAGCCCGGCGGCGCCAAGCAGTTCGTCTGCTGCACGCCGGACGGCTACGTGATCGGCGACGGGGTGCTCTTCTACCTCGAGCCGGAGCACTTCAACCTCGTTGGTCGCCCCTCGATGCACAACTGGGTGCAGTACCACGCCGAAACGGGCGGCTACGATGTGCAGCTCGAGCGCGACGAGTGGGCGGTCGGAGACCCGAACCGGCGCCGGAAGGTGTACCGGTTCCAGCTCCAGGGGCCGAACGCACCGGCGCTGCTCGAGAAGCTCAACGGTGGCCCGCTGCCGCCGATCAAGTTCTTCCACACCGGCTGGATCACCATCGCCGGGCACAAGGTGCGCCTCCTGCACCACGGGATGATCGGCGTCGCGGGTGGCGAGCTGATCGGCCCGTTCGAGGAGGGGCCGGAGGTCAAGGCGGCGATCGTCGAGGCCGGCAAAGAGTTCGGCCTGCGGCAGGTCGGCTCCCGCGCCTACTCGAGTAACACGCTGGAGTCGGGTTGGATCCCGTCGCCGCTACCGGCGGTGTATACGGGCGACGAGCTGCGGGCCTACCGCGAGTGGCTGCCGGATACGTCTTTCGAGGCGGTCGGCTCGCTCGGTGGGAGCTTCGTCACTCCCAACATCGAGGACTACTACCTCAATCCGTGGGAATTGGGTTATGGGCGAATCCTGAAGTTCGACCATGACTTCATCGGGCGCGAGGCGCTCGAAGAGATGGCGAAGCGGCCGCACCGCAAGAAGGTGACGCTGGCTTGGAACGGCGAAGATGTCGCAAAGGTCTTCGCCGCGCTCTTTACCAAGCCCAAGGGTCAGCGCCCCAAGTACATCGATCTGCCGGGCACCCAGTACGCCACCTGGATGTACGACGCGGTCCGGAACAAGCAGGGCGACATCGTCGGCATCTCGACCTTCTGCGGCTACAGCTCGAACGAAGCCTCGATGCTCTCGCTCGCAATGGTGGACGAGGCGTACGCGAAGCCAGGCACCGAGGTGATCCTGGTCTGGGGCGAGCCGGACGGCGGCACCCGGAAGCCGTCGGTCGAGCGGCATGTGCAGGTCGAGCTGCGTGCCACGGTCGGCCCCGTGCCCTACGCCGAGCCGTCCCGCCGGTATCGGGAGACGGTCGTCGGACGCTAG
- a CDS encoding VOC family protein, with protein MDEMRLWIGEPRFDLAHLAHVELITPTLDESVRFFTEFLGLIESGRKGNSVYLRGWDDYAHHTLKLTAGPVPMMEHFAFRVTSPEALDRCVAEVEKAGLGIGWIDGDEGHGRAYRFRTPDGHVVELIWDIEWYQPTPETKPALKNQASRFPARGCNLRRLDHINLFAVDVRACRVALQETLGMRFTEGIVFDDGSEKGAWLTSNNKGYEVAITEDATGTPGRFHHVCYAVDTREEVLRAADIAIEFGAPIEYGPHKHAIQQTVFLYVIEPGGHRVEIGCPGARLVVAPDWKPIIWSQAERQRGQAWGLQTVATFHTHGTPPVK; from the coding sequence ATGGATGAGATGCGTTTGTGGATTGGCGAGCCCCGCTTTGACCTGGCGCACCTGGCGCACGTCGAACTCATCACACCCACCCTCGACGAGAGCGTGCGCTTCTTCACCGAGTTCCTCGGCTTGATCGAGAGCGGCCGGAAGGGCAACTCGGTCTACCTCCGGGGTTGGGACGACTACGCTCACCACACCTTGAAGCTGACCGCCGGCCCGGTGCCGATGATGGAGCACTTCGCCTTTCGTGTGACGTCGCCTGAGGCGCTCGATCGCTGCGTGGCCGAGGTCGAGAAGGCGGGTCTCGGTATCGGCTGGATCGACGGTGACGAGGGGCACGGCCGGGCCTACCGCTTCCGCACGCCCGACGGCCATGTCGTCGAGTTGATCTGGGACATCGAGTGGTACCAGCCGACCCCGGAGACGAAACCGGCCCTGAAGAACCAGGCCTCGCGGTTCCCGGCGCGAGGCTGCAACCTCCGCCGGCTCGACCACATCAACCTGTTCGCCGTCGACGTCCGCGCCTGCCGCGTGGCGTTGCAGGAGACGCTCGGTATGCGCTTTACCGAGGGGATCGTGTTCGACGACGGCTCTGAGAAGGGCGCGTGGCTCACCTCGAACAACAAGGGGTACGAGGTGGCCATCACCGAGGATGCGACCGGTACACCGGGCCGCTTCCACCACGTCTGCTACGCGGTCGATACCCGCGAGGAGGTGCTGAGGGCGGCGGACATCGCGATCGAGTTCGGCGCCCCCATCGAGTACGGCCCTCACAAGCACGCGATTCAACAGACGGTCTTCCTCTACGTCATCGAGCCGGGCGGGCATCGCGTCGAGATCGGTTGCCCCGGCGCGCGGCTCGTGGTCGCGCCCGACTGGAAGCCGATCATCTGGAGCCAGGCGGAGCGCCAGCGTGGGCAGGCCTGGGGGTTGCAGACCGTTGCGACCTTCCACACCCACGGCACCCCGCCGGTGAAGTAG
- the mtnA gene encoding S-methyl-5-thioribose-1-phosphate isomerase: MSDPADMRPLVWERGVLRLLDQTRLPEVERWVSAGSVEAVADAIRIMQVRGAPAIGIAAAAGMAIAARTALEQGQPVDAALDQAARTLGQTRPTAVNLHWAIERARRVGLGAPDAATAVDWLDRLVERLLDQQWAADRALSELGSALLPFGARVLTHCNTGALATGAYGTALGVIRTAHEQGKVAMVYVDESRPRLQGARLTVWELTRLGVPHTLIPDAAAAALMARGEVDAVVVGADRIAANGDVANKIGTYAVALAARSHGIPFYVAAPVSTLDPDTPDGASIPIEERSPDEVRVVDGIAITVPDAPVWNPAFDVTPAELVTAIITEHGVLEPPYDEAIRRAVAAVAE, translated from the coding sequence ATGAGCGACCCTGCCGACATGCGGCCCCTGGTGTGGGAGCGGGGCGTACTCCGCCTGCTGGATCAGACGCGGCTTCCGGAGGTCGAGCGCTGGGTCTCAGCGGGCTCGGTCGAGGCCGTCGCGGACGCCATCCGCATTATGCAGGTGCGCGGAGCGCCGGCAATCGGGATCGCGGCGGCGGCTGGGATGGCGATTGCCGCGCGGACCGCGCTCGAACAGGGACAGCCGGTCGACGCAGCCCTTGACCAGGCGGCGCGGACGTTGGGTCAGACCCGACCGACCGCCGTCAATCTGCACTGGGCGATCGAACGTGCGCGCCGGGTGGGTCTCGGTGCTCCGGACGCGGCGACGGCCGTGGACTGGCTCGACCGTCTGGTGGAACGACTCCTTGACCAGCAATGGGCTGCGGATCGCGCGCTCAGCGAACTGGGGTCGGCGCTCTTGCCTTTTGGTGCTCGTGTGCTGACCCACTGTAACACGGGGGCACTGGCGACCGGGGCCTATGGCACCGCGCTCGGGGTGATCCGGACCGCGCACGAGCAGGGCAAGGTGGCGATGGTCTACGTCGACGAGAGCCGCCCCCGCCTTCAGGGTGCCCGGCTGACCGTTTGGGAGTTGACGCGACTCGGTGTGCCCCACACGCTGATCCCCGACGCAGCGGCTGCGGCTCTGATGGCGCGCGGGGAGGTTGACGCGGTCGTGGTCGGGGCCGACCGGATCGCCGCCAACGGGGATGTGGCCAACAAGATCGGGACCTACGCGGTGGCGCTGGCGGCGCGGAGCCATGGGATCCCGTTCTACGTGGCGGCGCCGGTGTCGACCCTCGACCCGGACACACCCGACGGCGCCAGCATCCCGATCGAGGAGCGATCGCCGGACGAGGTGCGCGTCGTGGACGGGATCGCGATCACCGTGCCGGATGCGCCGGTGTGGAATCCCGCCTTCGACGTGACGCCGGCGGAGCTGGTGACGGCCATCATCACCGAGCACGGTGTGCTGGAGCCGCCGTACGACGAGGCGATCCGACGGGCAGTAGCCGCGGTGGCAGAGTAG
- the ahcY gene encoding adenosylhomocysteinase, which translates to MAGSTDVRYDIKDIGLAEAGRRRIAWAAREMPVLGLIRESFERDRPLEGVRIVACVHVTTETANLAYTLRAGGAEAAICASNPLSTQDDVAAALAADGFRVYAIKGEDNETYYRHIHQALDLRPHIVIDDGADVVTTIHRDRRELIPEMYGSTEETTTGVIRLRAMERDGVLAFPVIAVNDADTKHFFDNRYGTGQSTLDGIIRATNILLAGKTVVVAGYGWCGKGIAMRARGMGAKVIVTEVDPIRALEAVMDGYRVMPMVDAAPEGDIFITATGNINVIDRQHFEAMKDGAILANAGHFNAEINLTMLDDIAVEGREVLRPYVEEYRLSGGKRIIVLGEGRLINLVAAEGHPASVMDMSFANQALSAAYLVREAGRLEKRVYQVPEEIDVEVARLKLKAMGIAIDQLTPQQEEYLRSWQSGT; encoded by the coding sequence ATGGCCGGGAGCACGGACGTCAGGTACGACATCAAGGACATCGGGCTGGCCGAAGCGGGGCGCCGGCGGATCGCCTGGGCGGCTCGCGAGATGCCGGTACTCGGGTTGATTCGAGAGTCGTTCGAGCGTGATCGGCCACTCGAGGGCGTTCGCATCGTCGCCTGCGTCCACGTGACCACGGAGACTGCCAATCTGGCCTATACCCTCCGCGCCGGAGGCGCCGAGGCGGCCATTTGTGCCAGCAATCCGCTCTCGACCCAGGACGACGTCGCGGCAGCGCTCGCCGCGGACGGTTTCCGCGTCTACGCCATCAAGGGCGAGGACAACGAGACCTACTACCGCCACATCCATCAGGCGCTCGACCTGCGCCCGCACATCGTGATCGACGACGGCGCCGACGTGGTCACGACCATCCACCGCGACCGCCGGGAGTTGATCCCGGAGATGTACGGCTCGACAGAAGAAACGACAACCGGTGTGATCCGGCTCCGGGCGATGGAGCGCGACGGGGTGCTGGCCTTCCCGGTCATTGCGGTCAACGACGCCGATACCAAGCACTTCTTCGACAACCGGTACGGCACCGGGCAGAGCACGCTCGACGGGATCATCCGGGCGACCAACATCCTGCTCGCCGGCAAGACGGTCGTCGTCGCCGGGTACGGCTGGTGCGGCAAGGGGATTGCCATGCGGGCCCGCGGCATGGGCGCCAAGGTGATCGTTACCGAGGTCGACCCCATCCGCGCGCTCGAGGCGGTGATGGACGGCTATCGCGTGATGCCGATGGTGGACGCCGCCCCTGAGGGGGACATCTTCATCACCGCTACCGGCAACATCAATGTCATCGACCGCCAGCACTTCGAGGCGATGAAGGACGGCGCCATACTCGCCAACGCCGGGCACTTCAACGCGGAGATCAACTTGACGATGCTCGACGACATCGCGGTCGAGGGGCGCGAGGTGTTGCGGCCCTACGTCGAGGAGTACCGGCTGAGCGGGGGCAAGCGGATCATCGTGCTCGGGGAGGGGCGCCTGATCAACCTCGTCGCGGCCGAGGGGCATCCGGCGAGCGTGATGGACATGAGCTTCGCAAACCAGGCCCTGTCCGCTGCGTACCTTGTACGAGAGGCCGGTCGCCTGGAGAAGCGGGTTTACCAGGTGCCGGAGGAGATCGACGTCGAGGTGGCACGGCTGAAATTGAAGGCGATGGGGATCGCCATCGATCAACTCACCCCGCAGCAGGAAGAGTACCTGCGCTCGTGGCAATCGGGCACGTAG
- the metK gene encoding methionine adenosyltransferase yields the protein MRAAKTLFTSESVTEGHPDKLCDQISDAVLDAILAEDADARVACETAATTGLIFVFGEITTSTYVDIPAIARQVVEDVGYTRAKYGFDATTAGVITSIKEQSPEIAQAVDLALEVRDKDGGDGLDAIGAGDQGMMIGFACTETPELMPLPISLAHALTRRMAAVRKSGELGFLRPDGKSQVTVEYRYGRPARVDTIVLAAQHDPGVTNEEIQEGLREVVVKAVVPDNLLDNDTRVLINPSGRFSVGGPMGDAGLTGRKIIVDTYGGMARHGGGAFSGKDPTKVDRSGAYAARYVAKNVVAAGLADRFEIQISYAIGVAQPVSLHIETFGTARIDEERILELIRAHFDLRPGAIIRDLDLMRPIYRQVAAYGHFGRPDLDLPWERTDKAALLRDAAGLTAAEIPVGG from the coding sequence ATGCGCGCGGCCAAGACACTCTTCACGTCGGAGTCGGTCACCGAGGGGCATCCAGACAAGCTCTGTGACCAGATCTCCGATGCCGTTCTCGACGCGATCCTGGCTGAGGATGCCGACGCGCGCGTGGCATGCGAGACGGCCGCCACCACCGGGCTGATCTTTGTCTTCGGGGAGATCACGACCAGCACCTACGTTGATATCCCGGCCATTGCCCGGCAGGTGGTGGAGGATGTCGGCTACACCCGCGCCAAGTACGGGTTTGACGCCACGACGGCCGGGGTTATTACCTCGATCAAGGAACAGTCGCCGGAAATCGCACAGGCGGTGGACCTTGCGCTTGAAGTGCGTGACAAGGACGGCGGCGACGGGCTGGATGCGATCGGCGCGGGTGACCAGGGAATGATGATCGGGTTCGCCTGCACCGAGACGCCCGAATTGATGCCGCTCCCCATCTCACTGGCCCACGCGCTGACGCGACGCATGGCGGCCGTCCGCAAGAGCGGGGAGTTGGGTTTCCTCCGCCCGGATGGCAAGAGCCAGGTGACCGTTGAGTACCGGTACGGACGGCCCGCGCGGGTGGACACCATCGTTCTTGCGGCACAGCACGACCCGGGGGTGACCAACGAGGAGATCCAGGAGGGCCTGCGCGAGGTCGTCGTGAAGGCCGTGGTCCCAGACAATCTTCTCGACAACGATACGCGCGTCCTGATCAACCCCAGTGGACGCTTCTCGGTCGGCGGGCCGATGGGGGATGCCGGCCTGACCGGCCGCAAGATCATCGTCGACACCTACGGCGGCATGGCGCGACACGGCGGTGGCGCCTTCTCCGGCAAGGATCCGACGAAGGTCGACCGCTCGGGGGCGTACGCTGCGCGGTACGTTGCCAAGAACGTGGTGGCCGCGGGCCTGGCCGACCGGTTCGAGATCCAGATCTCGTACGCGATCGGCGTGGCGCAGCCGGTCTCACTTCACATTGAGACGTTTGGGACGGCACGCATCGACGAAGAGCGCATCCTGGAGTTGATTCGGGCCCACTTCGACCTCCGTCCGGGAGCAATCATCCGAGACCTCGACCTGATGCGGCCGATCTACCGCCAGGTCGCAGCCTACGGGCACTTCGGGCGTCCCGACCTTGATCTCCCCTGGGAGCGGACCGACAAGGCCGCGCTGCTGCGTGACGCCGCCGGCTTGACCGCCGCAGAGATCCCGGTGGGCGGGTAA
- a CDS encoding GDP-mannose 4,6-dehydratase, giving the protein MRALITGGSGFVGRHLAAHLRAETDWEIVALGARRAPVLPGVTGAACDLSDRAAVDAVLRRYPPDIVFHLAARTSVPEAFVEPGATLINNAIAQINLFESIHALGLDPVILVAGSSEVYGPAPPEAMPLDERQPFLPANPYAVSKVVQDMLAVQYGLSHQMRIVRVRPFNHIGPGQSERFVVASFARQIAAAEQGLIEPVVRVGNLDAQRDFLDVRDVVRAYRLVAQPELAGEVFNVASGVPRSIRQVLDRLLALARRPIEVRPDPARLRPSDAPVVYGSSAKLQQSTGWEPEIPFEQSLIDTLEDWRERVAREG; this is encoded by the coding sequence ATGCGGGCGCTGATTACGGGGGGCAGCGGCTTCGTCGGGCGGCATCTCGCGGCGCACCTGCGCGCCGAAACCGATTGGGAGATCGTCGCGCTCGGCGCGCGCCGGGCTCCGGTGTTGCCGGGCGTCACCGGCGCCGCCTGCGATCTGTCCGATCGGGCCGCGGTGGATGCGGTGCTCCGGCGCTACCCGCCCGATATCGTCTTCCACCTTGCCGCCCGCACATCGGTGCCAGAGGCGTTCGTTGAGCCCGGGGCGACGCTGATCAACAACGCCATCGCCCAGATCAACTTGTTCGAATCCATCCACGCGCTGGGCCTGGATCCGGTCATCCTGGTGGCCGGGTCGAGCGAGGTCTATGGCCCGGCACCGCCGGAGGCGATGCCGCTGGACGAGCGGCAGCCATTCCTGCCTGCCAACCCGTACGCCGTGAGCAAGGTGGTGCAGGATATGCTGGCCGTCCAGTACGGCCTGAGCCACCAGATGCGCATCGTACGGGTCCGTCCGTTCAACCACATCGGACCGGGGCAGAGTGAGCGCTTCGTGGTGGCGAGCTTCGCGCGTCAGATCGCCGCGGCGGAGCAGGGCCTGATCGAACCTGTCGTCCGAGTCGGGAATCTGGACGCGCAGCGCGACTTTCTCGATGTCCGGGACGTCGTGCGAGCCTACCGCCTCGTGGCGCAGCCGGAGCTGGCAGGCGAGGTGTTCAACGTCGCCAGCGGCGTCCCGCGCTCGATCCGTCAGGTGCTCGATCGCCTGCTGGCGCTCGCACGGCGGCCGATCGAGGTTCGTCCAGACCCGGCGCGACTGCGCCCCTCTGACGCGCCGGTGGTCTACGGATCATCCGCCAAGCTGCAGCAGAGCACCGGCTGGGAACCGGAGATCCCCTTCGAGCAGTCCCTGATCGATACTCTGGAGGACTGGCGGGAGCGCGTCGCCCGCGAGGGCTAG
- a CDS encoding methionyl-tRNA formyltransferase: MDAANARGSRVLFFGRHCRLSAVPLRALIDAGANLVGVVVPAPPRPGPHATPIRRREPRRGPTLPLAGKAHGPALDSLAAEVAAPMFEVTDLRATATRHALAETAPDVIAVSCFPLWIPPEVRSLATRGAVNVHPSLLPRHRGPDPLFWVYRCGDTHTGVTVHLLTDRLDAGDIVAQHTIPVEPGLPGDVLEARCAEVGADLLVQVVAQAAIGALRPRPQPTTGASYEGWPEEDDLKIDPEWTCTRAWHFARGILPLGYQPWFTDGRRTFIISLVTGVRPGISLGELVQPGPRGAAIQLADGVLDAKITEGRNDR; this comes from the coding sequence GTGGACGCCGCTAACGCGCGCGGAAGCCGCGTACTCTTCTTCGGCCGGCACTGTCGCCTGTCCGCTGTCCCACTGCGCGCGCTGATCGACGCGGGCGCGAACCTCGTCGGCGTGGTCGTACCCGCCCCGCCGAGACCAGGGCCGCATGCGACACCGATCCGCCGCCGCGAGCCGCGCCGTGGCCCGACGTTGCCTCTTGCTGGGAAGGCCCATGGACCGGCGTTAGACTCGCTGGCCGCGGAGGTCGCCGCGCCGATGTTCGAGGTCACCGACCTCCGCGCGACTGCCACCCGGCACGCGCTCGCCGAGACTGCGCCGGATGTCATCGCGGTCTCGTGTTTTCCACTCTGGATACCACCGGAGGTGCGGTCACTGGCGACGCGCGGAGCGGTCAACGTCCACCCATCGCTCCTTCCCCGCCACCGAGGGCCGGACCCGCTCTTCTGGGTTTACCGGTGCGGAGACACCCACACCGGCGTCACGGTGCACCTCCTCACCGATCGACTCGACGCCGGGGATATCGTCGCTCAGCACACGATTCCGGTCGAGCCGGGGCTGCCCGGCGACGTGCTGGAGGCACGGTGCGCCGAGGTCGGCGCCGACCTGCTGGTGCAAGTGGTCGCGCAGGCCGCTATAGGCGCGCTCCGGCCACGCCCCCAACCGACGACGGGAGCCAGCTACGAGGGCTGGCCTGAGGAGGATGACCTGAAGATCGATCCGGAGTGGACCTGCACCCGCGCCTGGCACTTCGCCCGCGGCATCCTGCCGCTGGGCTACCAACCCTGGTTCACCGACGGAAGGAGGACGTTCATCATTTCCCTCGTGACCGGAGTGCGGCCGGGAATCTCCCTCGGCGAGTTGGTCCAACCCGGACCGCGAGGCGCCGCCATCCAGCTCGCGGACGGCGTGCTCGACGCCAAGATCACCGAGGGAAGAAACGATCGCTAG